One window of the Vigna radiata var. radiata cultivar VC1973A chromosome 1, Vradiata_ver6, whole genome shotgun sequence genome contains the following:
- the LOC106763066 gene encoding transcription factor VIP1 encodes MDPKFTGKSPLTLDLERMPERGSHHRRSHSDTSFRFAANFDDLLLFDASDLDISTLPSPLPLPSPGASGAVPIAVDSDESGGRPRPAGAPAGGHLRSLSVGSDFFDGIGFGGGEERGGGGRVGGERRVGHHRHSNSMDGSSTTSFEADSAMRIDGVKKAMAPDKLAELALIDPKRAKRILANRQSAARSKERKIRYTSELERKVQTLQTEATNLSAQLTMLQRDTTDLTAENKELKLRLEALEQEAQLREDLNEALKEELQRLRAQSTRLGAIAGNPSFGGIFNQLASQLAMQQLSNSAPQQAQHQAQVGMPPPPSGQNHPNFMDFNQQK; translated from the exons ATGGACCCCAAGTTCACCGGAAAGTCGCCGCTGACGCTGGACCTTGAACGCATGCCCGAGCGTGGGTCCCACCACCGCCGCTCCCACTCCGACACGTCCTTCCGCTTCGCCGCGAACTTCGACGACCTACTCCTCTTCGACGCCTCCGACCTCGACATCTCCACGCTCCCCTCGCCGCTCCCCCTGCCTTCGCCGGGGGCCTCCGGGGCGGTGCCGATAGCAGTAGATTCCGACGAGTCCGGCGGAAGGCCGAGGCCGGCGGGGGCACCCGCCGGCGGGCACCTGAGGAGTCTGTCGGTGGGCTCCGATTTCTTTGACGGGATCGGGTTCGGCGGCGGCGAGGAGAGGGGCGGCGGAGGGAGGGTCGGCGGCGAGCGGAGGGTAGGGCACCATCGGCACAGCAACTCCATGGACGGGTCCTCGACGACGTCGTTTGAGGCGGACTCGGCGATGAGGATAGATGGCGTGAAGAAAGCTATGGCTCCTGATAAACTAGCTGAACTCGCTCTTATTGATCCCAAAAGAGCTAAGAG GATTCTTGCTAACAGGCAATCTGCTGCTAGATCAAAGGAGAGGAAGATTCGTTACACCAGTGAATTGGAGAGGAAGGTGCAGACACTTCAGACTGAAGCAACCAACCTATCTGCACAGCTTACCATGCTTCAG AGAGACACCACAGATTTAACTGCAGAGAATAAGGAACTCAAACTGCGTCTAGAGGCTTTAGAGCAAGAAGCACAGCTTAGAGAAG ATCTGAATGAGGCATTGAAAGAAGAACTGCAGCGCCTTAGGGCACAGAGTACTCGTTTGGGTGCTATTGCAGGTAACCCTTCTTTTGGTGGGATATTCAACCAGTTGGCTTCCCAGTTAGCGATGCAACAGTTGAGTAATTCTGCACCACAGCAAGCACAACACCAGGCACAGGTTGGCATGCCTCCTCCTCCCTCTGGACAGAACCACCCTAACTTCATGGATTTCAATCAGCAGAAGTAG
- the LOC106760092 gene encoding tryptophan aminotransferase-related protein 4-like yields MKNAASSAVVVAGWHRMSYEYSDGSLISEELKAHIQKVHASVGNAITDGKYIIFGAGATHLLNAAVHALSSNNASSSPAKVVASIPYYPVYKEQTEFFNSEDYKFNEDASMWKNDSSNSTFIELVTSPNNPDGDMKKAVLQGQFVKRIHDLAYYWPHFTPITAPADEDLMIFTLSKLTGHAGSRFGWAVIKDEAVYKRMLTYMDLSTYGVSRETQLRVLKLLKVALSGNGRAMYEFGYSTMKNRWTKLSKVLSQSKRFSTQNLKPRYCSFSQKFRTPSPAFAWLKCETSVLQDRSCYEVLKEVNITGREGSLFGADKHYVRLSLVRSEDDFDLLLRQIKKLVSVESNDKGVTEVSTGLGQNNESTLMLDGDCCGNRSFDFRMELEWYSEPGCENLGRVCLLHPSRKFCSGGEWWLKHLKSNKKVVLSQESKVIMADLSMIHFPILPDKNWSRWSTQMHVVFCVQGVSGVVEGAESAADLSGKEEQKKEFKQKDDKTLLIIHQCMDDTHF; encoded by the exons ATGAAAAATGCAGCTAGCAGTGCAGTGGTGGTTGCAGGGTGGCATCGTATGAGCTATGAATACAGTGATGGCTCTCTCATCTCAGAAGAGTTGAAGGCACACATTCAAAAGGTCCATGCAAGTGTTGGAAATGCCATAACAGATggaaaatacataatatttggAGCAGGTGCCACCCATCTTCTTAATGCTGCAGTGCATGCACTTTCTTCAAATAATGCTTCATCTTCACCTGCAAAAGTTGTAGCTTCAATCCCATATTACCCA GTTTATAAAGAGCAAACTGAATTTTTCAATTCTGAAGATTATAAATTCAATGAAGACGCATCTATGTGGAAGAATGATAGTTCAAATTCAACCTTCATTGAGTTGGTGACTTCCCCAAACAATCCAGATGGGGATATGAAGAAAGCTGTTCTTCAAGGTCAATTTGTGAAGAGAATTCATGACCTTGCCTACTACTGGCCTCACTTCACACCTATCACAGCACCTGCAGATGAAGATTTGATGATCTTTACACTTTCTAAGCTAACTGGTCATGCTGGAAGCCGATTTGG GTGGGCAGTTATAAAAGATGAAGCTGTTTACAAGCGAATGTTAACATACATGGATTTGAGTACCTATGGTGTTTCTAGAGAGACTCAACTAAGAGTGTTGAAGCTTTTGAAGGTAGCCCTATCTGGAAATGGAAGGGCAATGTATGAATTTGGATACAGCACAATGAAGAACAGATGGACTAAGTTGAGCAAAGTCTTGTCTCAATCAAAAAGATTTTCTACTCAAAATTTAAAGCCTCGATATTgttcattttctcagaaattCAGAACACCTTCTCCAG CTTTTGCATGGTTGAAGTGTGAAACATCAGTTTTACAAGATCGTTCTTGTTATGAAGTTCTGAAAGAAGTAAACATTACTGGGAGAGAAGGTAGTTTATTTGGTGCTGATAAGCACTATGTGCGTCTTAGCTTGGTCAGGAGCGAAGATGACTTCGATTTATTGCTAAGGCAAATAAAAAAGCTAGTTTCTGTGGAAAGTAATGATAAAGGTGTGACCGAAGTTTCAACTGGTTTAGGGCAAAACAACGAGTCTACACTGATGTTGGATGGTGACTGTTGTGGGAACAGATCATTCGATTTCAGAATGGAATTAGAG tggtattcagagccagGTTGTGAGAACCTAGGGCGTGTATGTTTGCTTCATCCTTCACGGAAATTCTGCAGTGGTGGAGAATGGTGGTTGAAGCATTTGAAGAGCAACAAGAAGGTTGTTCTTAGTCAAGAAAGTAAGGTGATAATGGCTGATCTTTCTATGATACATTTTCCGATTCTCCCAGACAAGAATTGGAGTCGCTGGAGCACCCAGATGCATGTGGTATTCTGTGTACAAGGAGTTAGTGGTGTAGTTGAAGGAGCAGAGTCGGCTGCTGATCTTTCTGGcaaagaagaacaaaagaagGAGTTCAAACAGA
- the LOC106760083 gene encoding polygalacturonase-like yields the protein MDLQLKMIAFALLVLQVSSSARAQSGVFDISKYGGAPNGDITQALTNAWKDACASANPSKIVIPTGTYHLKQLELKGPCLAPIEFQVHGTILAPQDPNQFDGEAQWIKFSYINFFTLSGGGTFDGQGAIAWNDNNCEETKICKKLSMNFGFGFLNNTIIRDITSKDSKNFHVNVLGCNNITFTNFNAIAPGDSPNTDGIHIGRSTGVYITDTNIATGDDCISLGDGSREVNVLNVKCGPGHGISVGSLGKYQEEEPVEGLSVKNCLLNNTDNGVRIKTWPDTPGTITVTDMHFEGIKMINVRNPIIIDQEYCPWSQCTKKNPSKIKISKVSFKNITGTSGTPEGAVLLCSSGVPCEDVTLADIDLTFNGTVASAKLSNVIKPIIQGKSLLLNSTTTG from the exons ATGGATTTGCAACTGAAAATGATCGCATTTGCCTTATTGGTATTGCAAGTTTCTTCTTCTGCGAGAGCTCAATCTGGAGTCTTTGATATATCAAAATATGGAGGAGCCCCTAATGGAGATATAACTCAA GCTTTGACAAATGCTTGGAAAGATGCATGTGCATCAGCAAACCCTAGTAAAATTGTGATTCCTACAGGCACATACCACTTAAAACAATTAGAATTGAAAGGGCCTTGCTTGGCCCCTATTGAGTTTCAAGTTCATGGAACAATTCTAGCACCACAAGACCCAAATCAGTTCGATGGAGAAGCTCAATGGATTAAATTTtcctatattaatttttttaccttgTCTGGTGGTGGAACTTTTGATGGTCAAGGTGCAATTGCTTGGAACGACAATAATTGTGAAGAAACCAAGATCTGCAAGAAGCTTTCCATG AATTTTGGATTTGGTTTCCTCAACAACACCATCATTCGAGACATAACATCAAAGGACAGCAAAAATTTCCATGTGAACGTTTTGGGATGCAACAACATTACATTTACAAACTTCAACGCTATTGCACCTGGAGATAGTCCCAACACTGATGGAATTCACATTGGAAGATCAACTGGTGTCTACATTACTGACACTAACATTGCAACTGGTGATGATTGCATCTCATTGGGTGATGGTAGCAGAGAAGTCAATGTCTTGAATGTGAAATGTGGACCTGGACATGGTATCAGTGTTGGAAGCTTAGGAAAATATCAAGAAGAAGAACCTGTTGAAGGTTTATCAGTAAAAAACTGCTTATTAAACAACACAGATAATGGTGTGAGAATCAAGACTTGGCCTGATACTCCAGGAACTATTACAGTTACTGATATGCATTTTGAAGGCATCAAAATGATTAATGTCAGAAACCCTATCATTATAGATCAAGAATATTGTCCATGGAGTCAATGCACCAAAAAG AATccatcaaaaattaaaataagcaaGGTTTCATTCAAAAATATCACTGGAACTTCAGGAACTCCAGAAGGAGCTGTTTTGCTTTGTAGCAGTGGTGTACCATGTGAAGATGTGACTCTTGCTGACATTGATTTAACATTCAATGGAACTGTTGCTTCTGCAAAACTTTCCAATGTAATAAAACCCATTATTCAGGGAAAATCATTATTGCTAAATTCCACGACCACAGGTTAA